The following proteins are encoded in a genomic region of Tenebrio molitor chromosome 7, icTenMoli1.1, whole genome shotgun sequence:
- the noc gene encoding zinc finger protein Noc: protein MVVLEGGGMLSTSGNQYLQPDYLSPLPTTLDAKKSPLALLAQTCSQIGADTPSSKPLISPLEKPKKTQENATRSPPVKNEKSTQRSTPTENKLAFKPYENNVVTKKNEENRPSSKSGSTPHTTTEEKKSESQSPERKSVSPATSTAATPAPETGKTSPGSGEHKSSTPSARGASPIIRSGLEILQGHPKDTPLGAYKHSSLSSGLSSGLNGPLGSLCCPPGLEHTNPAFRPPFPGAPFSHHHAAMLAAGYPGATPGPYLSYARVKTPSGGEALVPVCKDPYCTSCQFSMHNQQLLMSGASGPCPSGCTQCDHQKYNLAMAMSLVPPGPVPPSSLAYPQLGRPYVCNWIAGDTYCGKRFVTSEELLQHLRTHTSGSDGAAAVTSSASPLLNPHSLFSSAASLHRPGYPNPPLSPLSAARYHPYGKPTLPTSLGASPYSAFNPTALGAYYSPYSVYGQRLGAAAVHP from the exons ATGGTTGTCCTGGAGGGCGGAGGAATGCTGTCCACTTccggaaatcaatatttacaACCGGATTATCTCTCACCGTTACCCACAACG CTGGATGCCAAGAAAAGTCCGCTCGCTCTTCTCGCGCAGACTTGCAGCCAGATCGGTGCGGACACGCCGTCGTCCAAGCCTTTGATTTCTCCACTGGAGAAGCCGAAGAAAACCCAAGAAAATGCGACTCGCTCACCGCCGGTGAAGAACGAAAAGTCCACACAGAGGAGCACACCGACCGAGAACAAGCTCGCGTTTAAACCCTACGAAAACAACGTCGTCACCAAGAAGAACGAAGAAAACCGACCCAGCTCCAAGTCCGGGTCGACACCGCACACCACCACCGAGGAGAAGAAGTCGGAGAGTCAAAGTCCGGAGCGAAAATCGGTGTCGCCCGCGACCAGCACCGCAGCCACTCCTGCCCCGGAAACGGGAAAAACTTCGCCAGGATCTGGCGAGCACAAATCGTCGACGCCGTCGGCTCGCGGAGCCAGCCCCATAATCAGGTCCGGTCTGGAAATTTTGCAAGGCCATCCGAAAGATACACCACTGGGAGCCTACAAGCACAGTTCCTTGTCGTCCGGTTTGTCGTCGGGACTGAACGGTCCTCTGGGATCGCTGTGCTGCCCTCCCGGCCTGGAGCACACGAATCCAGCCTTCCGGCCTCCGTTTCCTGGCGCCCCGTTCTCTCACCATCACGCCGCCATGCTCGCCGCCGGTTACCCAGGTGCCACCCCCGGACCGTATTTAAGTTACGCGCGTGTCAAAACTCCGTCAGGTGGTGAAGCTTTAGTTCCAGTGTGTAAAGACCCCTATTGCACCAGTTGCCAATTCAGCATGCACAATCAGCAGTTGTTGATGAGCGGCGCGTCCGGACCCTGTCCGAGCGGTTGCACGCAATGCGACCACCAGAAGTATAATCTGGCGATGGCGATGTCGCTGGTACCACCAGGCCCGGTACCACCGTCGTCACTAGCGTACCCCCAGCTGGGCCGGCCGTACGTGTGTAACTGGATAGCGGGCGATACTTACTGCGGGAAGAGATTCGTCACGTCCGAAGAACTGCTGCAGCATCTCAGGACGCACACCAGCGGATCTGACGGAGCGGCCGCGGTCACGTCGTCGGCGTCGCCTTTGCTTAATCCGCATTCGTTATTTTCGTCGGCGGCGTCGTTGCACAGGCCAGGCTATCCCAATCCTCCGTTGAGTCCGCTGTCTGCAGCGAGGTACCACCCTTACGGGAAACCAACATTGCCGACTTCTTTGGGGGCCTCGCCTTACAGTGCGTTCAATCCGACGGCCCTCGGAGCGTACTACTCGCCGTACTCCGTCTACGGACAGCGTCTCGGCGCCGCAGCTGTGCATCCATAG